The genomic DNA GGTAATTGGTCACGAACGCGATCGGTCCGTCATTGCACCCATGTTCGATCGGTTATCTAAACCCTGTGTGTGGATTGCAGGGGGAGAAACGCGGCAGGATTCAGTGTTTAACGGTCTGCAGGCTTTGCCCCCAGAGGCAGAATATGTGTTGATCCACGATGGCGCTAGGTGTTTGATTTCCCCTGAGTTGATTGATCGCTGTGCTGTCAGTTTGCTAGAGCATCCTGCCCTAATCTGTGCTGTACCCGTCAAGGACACAATCAAGGTAGTAAAAGATGGACAAATTGTCGCTACCCCCGATCGAGCTTCTCTATGGAGTGCTCAGACACCCCAGGGATTTCATGTGCAGATGATTAAAAAAGCCCATGCGGCAGCAAGGGAAAATAACTGGGCAGTCACAGATGACAGTGCTTTGGTGGAGAAATTGGGTATAACTGTAACGATCGTGCCAGGGGAGGAGACAAATATAAAAATCACCACACCCCAGGATTTAGTTTTTGCCGCAACCGTCCTGCAGCAGCGCCAGGGAGAGGGTATGCCATAATGAAACTACCATGCTTGCCAGAGACATTATCAAACTGCAGGAGGCGTTGGAAGTAGAATCCCGCTATGGTTGTCGTAATTTGCGGGGGAAGACTGCTTACTTTGCTGATTTTTTATCTAACAGTCTGATTGAACATTTTGCTGACCGCGAACAAGCCCTTAAGTTGGCACGC from Pseudanabaenaceae cyanobacterium SKYG29 includes the following:
- the ispD gene encoding 2-C-methyl-D-erythritol 4-phosphate cytidylyltransferase, producing MVACHFLIPAAGMGKRMGLAYNKLLFELQGKTILQWTLAAAEQARSVVWIGVIGHERDRSVIAPMFDRLSKPCVWIAGGETRQDSVFNGLQALPPEAEYVLIHDGARCLISPELIDRCAVSLLEHPALICAVPVKDTIKVVKDGQIVATPDRASLWSAQTPQGFHVQMIKKAHAAARENNWAVTDDSALVEKLGITVTIVPGEETNIKITTPQDLVFAATVLQQRQGEGMP